From the Lathyrus oleraceus cultivar Zhongwan6 chromosome 4, CAAS_Psat_ZW6_1.0, whole genome shotgun sequence genome, one window contains:
- the LOC127137929 gene encoding jasmonoyl--L-amino acid synthetase JAR6-like: protein MPTLKLDRTEAKLEPVGLTDVKIGEEYEVVFTNPAGLYRYRLGDMVKVMGFHNSTPEIKFMRRSNLLLTINTDKNTKNDLQFSVETTSKFLAEEKIELIDYTSYIDLSKEPGHYVIFWEISGEASDEALVESCNCLDKSFIDPCYVTSRKVKGIDALELRVVGKGTFEKILEIQVARGVPVSQFKTPRCIGPTNTTTLQILLENVVKSYVSTAYD from the exons atgcctacattg AAGCTTGATAGAACTGAAGCAAAGCTTGAGCCAGTAGGTTTAACTGATGTGAAGATCGGCGAGGAGTATGAGGTTGTTTTCACCAATCCTGCAGGTTTATACAGGTATAGACTAGGAGATATGGTAAAGGTTATGGGATTCCATAACTCAACTCCAGAAATCAAATTTATGCGTCGGAGTAATCTTTTGCTTACCATCAACACTGACAAGAACACTAAGAATGATTTACAATTTTCAGTAGAAACAACATCCAAGTTTTTAGCTGAGGAGAAAATAGAGTTGATTGACTACACTAGCTACATTGATTTATCCAAAGAGCCAGGACACTATGTCATATTCTGGGAAATCAGTGGTGAAGCAAGTGATGAAGCGCTTGTTGAGTCTTGCAACTGTTTGGATAAGTCTTTTATTGATCCATGTTATGTTACTTCTAGGAAAGTCAAAGGTATTGATGCTCTTGAACTGCGAGTTGTTGGAAAAGGAACATTCGAGAAGATTCTTGAGATCCAAGTTGCAAGAGGTGTACCTGTGAGTCAGTTCAAGACACCTAGGTGTATTGGTCCTACAAACACCACAACGTTGCAAATTTTGTTGGAAAATGTTGTCAAGAGCTATGTTAGTACTGCTTATGATTGA